The following are from one region of the Flavobacteriaceae bacterium UJ101 genome:
- the gltX gene encoding glutamate--tRNA(Gln) ligase (Catalyzes the attachment of glutamate to tRNA(Glu) in a two-step reaction: glutamate is first activated by ATP to form Glu-AMP and then transferred to the acceptor end of tRNA(Glu); Belongs to the class-I aminoacyl-tRNA synthetase family.; KEGG: bmx:BMS_1201 nondiscriminating glutamyl-tRNA synthetase), producing the protein MSVRVRFAPSPTGPLHIGGVRTALYNYLFAKKNNGKFILRIEDTDQTRFVEGAEEYILEALKWLGISPDEGQQIGGDLGPYKQSERKTLYKQYIQELLEKDKAYYAFDTPDELGAIRKEYEARKEVFSYDAISRKKMNNSLNLTTEEVKEKIEKGVPYVIRFKMPENEDVLMKDLVRGTIKVNTSTLDDKVLFKSDGLPTYHFANIVDDHLMEITHVIRGEEWLPSLPLHVMLYRAFDWNTPEFAHLALILKPTGKGKLSKRDGIEGGFPIFPLTYGESIGYKEEGYFPEAVVNMLALLGWNPGTEQEFFSLDELVKVFDLNKVSKSGARFSKDKAVWFNHHYLQEHTSEDLLAEYKTLVDSRFEDTILLKIINLVKERANFVKDLVEQSQFFFETPTQYAEKAYKKAWKEGTSDLMVELKKVIEGTEDFAVDSVQVSVKEWIKSKEIGFGKVMQPLRLALVGDMKGPDLFEIMNILGKDETIKRIENIINYK; encoded by the coding sequence ATGTCAGTACGCGTACGATTTGCGCCTAGTCCGACTGGGCCTTTACATATTGGAGGTGTTAGAACAGCACTTTACAATTATCTTTTTGCTAAAAAAAATAATGGAAAATTTATTCTTAGAATTGAAGATACTGATCAAACACGGTTTGTTGAAGGAGCAGAAGAATATATTTTAGAAGCATTAAAATGGTTAGGGATTTCTCCTGATGAAGGGCAACAAATAGGAGGAGATTTAGGTCCTTATAAACAATCGGAAAGAAAAACTCTTTATAAACAATATATTCAAGAATTGTTAGAAAAAGATAAAGCTTATTATGCGTTTGATACTCCAGATGAATTGGGGGCTATTCGAAAAGAATATGAGGCAAGAAAAGAAGTGTTTTCATATGATGCAATTTCTAGAAAGAAAATGAATAATTCATTAAACTTGACAACGGAAGAAGTCAAGGAGAAAATTGAAAAGGGTGTTCCTTACGTGATACGATTTAAAATGCCTGAAAATGAAGATGTTTTAATGAAAGATCTTGTTCGAGGGACAATTAAAGTTAATACTTCAACTTTGGATGATAAAGTTCTGTTTAAATCAGATGGATTGCCGACATATCATTTTGCTAATATAGTAGATGATCATCTAATGGAAATTACACATGTAATTCGTGGAGAAGAATGGCTTCCTTCCCTCCCACTTCATGTTATGTTGTATAGAGCATTTGATTGGAATACCCCAGAATTTGCACATCTTGCCTTAATTTTAAAGCCAACAGGTAAAGGGAAATTAAGTAAACGTGATGGAATTGAAGGAGGTTTTCCAATTTTTCCTTTAACTTACGGTGAATCAATTGGTTATAAAGAAGAGGGTTATTTTCCAGAAGCTGTTGTCAATATGTTAGCATTGTTAGGATGGAATCCTGGAACAGAGCAAGAGTTTTTCTCATTGGATGAACTAGTAAAGGTATTTGATTTAAATAAAGTAAGTAAATCAGGAGCTCGTTTTAGTAAAGATAAAGCCGTTTGGTTTAATCACCATTATCTACAAGAACATACTTCCGAAGATCTTTTAGCTGAATACAAAACGTTAGTTGATTCCAGATTTGAGGATACTATTTTATTGAAAATAATTAACTTGGTAAAGGAACGAGCTAATTTTGTAAAAGATTTGGTAGAACAAAGTCAATTTTTCTTTGAAACACCAACTCAATATGCTGAAAAAGCGTACAAAAAAGCATGGAAAGAAGGAACAAGTGATTTAATGGTAGAATTGAAAAAAGTTATTGAAGGCACAGAAGATTTTGCCGTAGACAGTGTTCAAGTGTCTGTTAAAGAATGGATTAAGTCAAAAGAAATAGGTTTTGGAAAAGTAATGCAGCCTTTACGTTTAGCATTAGTTGGAGATATGAAAGGACCAGATTTATTTGAAATTATGAATATTCTTGGGAAGGATGAAACTATAAAGCGTATTGAAAATATTATAAACTATAAATAA
- the YARS|tyrS gene encoding tyrosine--tRNA ligase (Catalyzes the attachment of tyrosine to tRNA(Tyr) in a two-step reaction: tyrosine is first activated by ATP to form Tyr- AMP and then transferred to the acceptor end of tRNA(Tyr); Belongs to the class-I aminoacyl-tRNA synthetase family. TyrS type 1 subfamily; Contains 1 S4 RNA-binding domain.; KEGG: mhr:MHR_0116 tyrosyl-tRNA synthetase): MKINLVEELTWRGMVHDIMPGTEEQLNKEITSAYIGFDPTADSLHIGSLVPIILLMHLERAGHKPYALIGGATGMIGDPSGKSDERNLLDEETLNKNVAGIKNVLSRFLDFNSSNENAPVLVNNYDWMKNFSFIDFARDVGKRITVNYMMAKDSVKKRLSAESSAGMSFTEFTYQLIQGYDFYHLYKEHNCLLQMGGSDQWGNITTGTELVRRMGGENAKAYAMTCPLITKADGTKFGKTEGGNVWLTKDRTSPYKFYQFWLNTSDEDVKKFIKIYTFLSKEEIDTLIGEHDEAPHMRVLQKRLADEVTTLVHGIEELEKAKKATQILFGKSSSEDLKTLDSETFLAVFDGVPQAEISRVEIEEGLDMIGALAAKTNFLKSNGDAKRELKQNSISVNKEKVKEDFIINQDNLINNEFVLLQKGKKNYFIIRVV; encoded by the coding sequence ATGAAAATAAACTTAGTAGAAGAATTAACTTGGCGTGGTATGGTTCATGATATCATGCCTGGAACAGAAGAACAATTAAACAAAGAAATTACCTCTGCCTACATAGGATTTGATCCTACAGCTGATTCTTTGCACATTGGAAGTCTAGTTCCTATTATTCTATTAATGCATTTAGAACGAGCAGGACACAAGCCTTATGCTTTAATTGGTGGTGCTACAGGTATGATTGGAGATCCTTCTGGAAAATCTGATGAACGCAATCTTCTGGATGAAGAAACTTTAAATAAAAATGTAGCAGGAATTAAAAATGTTTTATCACGATTCTTAGATTTCAATTCTTCTAATGAAAATGCACCTGTTTTAGTCAATAATTACGATTGGATGAAAAACTTTTCCTTTATTGATTTTGCTCGTGATGTTGGAAAAAGAATCACCGTTAATTATATGATGGCTAAAGATTCTGTTAAAAAACGTTTAAGTGCTGAATCAAGTGCAGGAATGAGTTTTACTGAATTTACCTATCAATTAATTCAAGGATACGATTTCTATCACTTATACAAAGAACATAACTGTTTATTACAAATGGGTGGCTCAGATCAGTGGGGAAATATTACAACTGGAACTGAGCTAGTACGTAGAATGGGAGGGGAGAATGCCAAAGCCTATGCTATGACATGCCCTTTAATAACAAAAGCTGATGGAACCAAATTTGGAAAAACAGAAGGAGGAAATGTATGGTTGACAAAAGATCGTACTTCACCCTACAAATTCTATCAATTTTGGTTGAACACTTCAGATGAAGACGTAAAAAAATTCATTAAAATTTATACTTTTCTATCTAAAGAAGAAATTGATACTTTGATTGGTGAGCATGATGAAGCACCTCATATGAGAGTTTTACAAAAACGTTTAGCCGATGAAGTAACTACTTTAGTTCATGGAATAGAAGAATTAGAAAAAGCAAAAAAAGCCACCCAAATTTTATTTGGAAAATCTTCTTCAGAAGACTTAAAAACGTTAGATTCTGAGACTTTTTTGGCTGTTTTTGATGGAGTACCTCAAGCTGAAATATCACGTGTTGAAATTGAAGAAGGATTAGATATGATAGGAGCTCTTGCTGCTAAAACAAACTTCTTAAAATCAAATGGTGATGCAAAACGTGAATTAAAACAAAATTCCATCTCTGTTAATAAAGAAAAAGTAAAAGAAGATTTTATAATTAATCAAGATAACTTAATTAATAACGAATTTGTCTTATTACAAAAAGGAAAGAAAAACTATTTTATCATTAGGGTTGTATAA
- a CDS encoding putative HTH-type transcriptional regulator YerO (Contains 1 HTH tetR-type DNA-binding domain.), translating to MTNKKEKIVHTATELFANEGYNATSTNKIAKNAGVSEGLIFRHFRNKKGLLDHISKELDEKLTKKLMLILRIQDPKLVIRKTIELPFLVDHNEYNYWKLQYKLKWEKEYLYPIKIQPLIDKLEWAFLQLNYQDPKNEAILLRQLLDTVFLEILQNHIKSTDLFKQFLLTKYKV from the coding sequence ATGACAAACAAAAAGGAAAAAATAGTACATACTGCTACAGAACTTTTTGCTAATGAAGGCTACAATGCTACTTCAACTAATAAAATAGCAAAGAATGCAGGAGTTTCTGAGGGGCTTATTTTCAGACATTTTAGAAACAAAAAAGGGTTACTGGATCATATTTCAAAAGAATTAGATGAGAAATTAACTAAAAAACTCATGCTTATATTGCGTATTCAAGATCCTAAATTAGTCATTCGAAAAACTATTGAACTCCCTTTTTTAGTAGATCATAACGAATATAATTATTGGAAATTACAATATAAATTAAAGTGGGAAAAAGAATATTTATATCCTATAAAAATACAACCCTTAATTGATAAATTAGAATGGGCTTTTCTCCAATTAAACTATCAAGACCCAAAAAATGAGGCTATTTTATTACGCCAATTATTAGATACTGTTTTCTTAGAAATTTTGCAAAATCATATAAAATCAACCGATCTCTTTAAACAATTTTTACTAACAAAATACAAAGTATAA
- a CDS encoding 23S rRNA pseudouridine(1911/1915/1917) synthase (Responsible for synthesis of pseudouridine from uracil at positions 955, 2504 and 2580 in 23S ribosomal RNA; Belongs to the pseudouridine synthase RluA family; Contains 1 S4 RNA-binding domain.; KEGG: lan:Lacal_0560 23S rRNA pseudouridine1911/1915/1917 synthase), whose amino-acid sequence MKIISKHNVSNLSKPIRLNDYLIGVFPQLSTRKSIKKALKKGLVLYNNQKATSAIWVENNKEIILLEAIEKPPKAFPLKLTILFEDNFIAIIHKPAGIITSGNQFKTIQNALLYNLQPSLSKDKLNWPKPVHRLDKQTSGLLLIAKTKQADLHLKKQFEQHTIQKMYQALVCGKTVPSGTISIPIDNKESFTSYKTIESVPSIKNNFISWVSLFPKTGRTHQLRIHLSKIGYPILGDPLYGTENRILKNKGLFLCATQLQFTHPISLKETIITINPPKKFKTRMNNELKMWNKKFETDPK is encoded by the coding sequence TTGAAAATCATTTCAAAACATAACGTTTCCAATCTTTCAAAACCCATACGGTTAAATGATTATTTAATAGGTGTTTTCCCACAGCTTTCTACTCGAAAAAGTATTAAAAAAGCTTTAAAAAAAGGACTTGTTTTATATAACAATCAAAAAGCTACTTCTGCTATTTGGGTAGAAAATAATAAAGAAATTATTTTATTAGAAGCAATAGAAAAACCTCCAAAAGCTTTCCCTTTAAAATTAACTATTTTATTTGAAGATAATTTTATAGCTATAATTCATAAACCGGCAGGAATTATCACTAGTGGGAATCAATTTAAAACCATACAAAATGCACTATTATACAATTTACAACCTTCTCTATCAAAAGATAAATTAAATTGGCCTAAACCTGTACACAGACTGGATAAACAAACTTCAGGTTTATTATTAATTGCCAAAACCAAACAAGCTGACCTACATCTGAAAAAACAATTTGAACAACACACTATTCAAAAAATGTATCAAGCATTGGTTTGTGGAAAAACCGTTCCATCTGGAACAATTTCTATTCCCATTGACAATAAGGAATCCTTTACATCTTATAAAACAATAGAAAGTGTTCCTTCTATTAAAAATAATTTCATAAGTTGGGTTTCATTATTTCCAAAAACAGGTCGAACACACCAATTACGTATTCACCTATCCAAAATAGGATATCCCATTTTGGGAGACCCACTATATGGAACTGAAAATAGAATTCTGAAAAATAAAGGATTATTTTTATGTGCAACACAATTACAATTTACTCATCCTATATCACTAAAAGAAACCATCATAACCATTAATCCTCCTAAAAAATTTAAAACCAGAATGAATAATGAATTGAAAATGTGGAATAAAAAATTTGAAACAGATCCTAAATAA
- a CDS encoding 5'-nucleotidase (KEGG: pms:KNP414_06326 5'-nucleotidase) — translation MRIFKLIIVFFTITLLMIQCSEDESIIRDITTNLPPTASSLNISGAPVVGQILKGNYTYTDKEGDQENGSEYKWYRADNNTGLNRIEIPNATDTVYTVTDADVSKFLSFEVTPKQIDSQKGETMLSNYVGQVNDNSSISQSMITVYQVNNGEITDPFNYNVIGELYEAQQDIAKHNEIWDLVKKSVPDSYINRIAEFKIFWGVTDGRKLGYVEANSDLTVWNFAMAIDYAYPDGVFDEAGTLETTLHEFAHILTLNDTQVDEEISVGNCDNYFPDYPKEGFARYGCSFTDSYINQYYVPFWENIWNAAQNNGLINSEVEYFSNTYPEEFITSYAGTTPSEDLAETYIAYILNQNSLKPIVQQKIDFFKTLPEFEQIKTETRDKLGSLAGRVSSKVSTNHRSTGAIRHGCVRIR, via the coding sequence ATGAGGATTTTTAAATTAATAATCGTTTTCTTCACAATCACTCTTCTAATGATACAATGTTCAGAGGATGAATCGATTATACGTGACATTACAACCAATCTTCCTCCAACAGCTTCCAGTTTGAATATTAGTGGAGCTCCTGTTGTTGGACAAATCTTGAAAGGGAATTATACGTATACTGATAAAGAAGGAGACCAAGAAAATGGATCTGAATACAAATGGTATAGAGCTGATAATAACACAGGACTCAATAGAATTGAAATTCCTAATGCTACCGATACAGTATATACGGTTACTGATGCCGATGTCTCAAAATTTTTAAGTTTTGAAGTAACTCCTAAACAAATTGATAGTCAAAAAGGAGAAACTATGCTTTCAAATTATGTTGGCCAAGTAAATGATAATTCTTCTATTTCACAATCTATGATTACCGTCTATCAAGTAAACAATGGAGAAATAACAGATCCTTTTAACTATAATGTTATAGGAGAACTATATGAAGCACAACAAGATATTGCTAAACATAATGAAATATGGGATCTAGTAAAAAAGAGTGTACCCGATTCTTATATCAACCGTATCGCTGAATTTAAAATATTTTGGGGTGTAACCGATGGTCGTAAATTAGGTTATGTAGAAGCAAATTCTGATTTAACAGTTTGGAATTTTGCAATGGCTATTGATTATGCATATCCTGATGGTGTATTTGACGAAGCTGGAACTCTAGAAACCACACTACACGAATTTGCCCATATTTTAACTTTAAACGACACTCAAGTAGATGAAGAAATATCTGTAGGAAATTGTGATAACTATTTTCCAGATTATCCTAAAGAAGGTTTTGCTCGTTACGGTTGTTCTTTCACAGATTCTTATATTAATCAATACTACGTTCCTTTTTGGGAAAATATATGGAATGCAGCTCAAAATAATGGATTAATTAATAGCGAAGTTGAATACTTTAGTAATACTTATCCAGAAGAGTTTATAACTAGCTATGCCGGTACCACACCTAGTGAAGATTTAGCGGAAACATATATTGCTTATATATTAAATCAAAATTCATTAAAACCCATTGTTCAACAGAAAATTGATTTCTTTAAAACATTACCTGAATTTGAACAAATAAAAACAGAAACAAGAGATAAATTAGGTTCTTTAGCAGGCCGTGTTAGTTCAAAAGTAAGTACCAATCATAGATCGACAGGTGCAATACGCCATGGATGTGTAAGAATTCGTTAA
- a CDS encoding endoribonuclease YbeY (Single strand-specific metallo-endoribonuclease involved in late-stage 70S ribosome quality control and in maturation of the 3' terminus of the 16S rRNA; Belongs to the endoribonuclease YbeY family.) translates to MIYFFSENNFVLKNQKTIISWIEKIVSLHQGEIEQINYIFCDDDYLLKINQDFLQHDYYTDIITFDNSIGKKIEGEIFISTDRIEDNSCHFKVSFEEELRRVLIHGILHLLGFKDKTEDQQKQMTQKENEALQLYKP, encoded by the coding sequence ATGATTTATTTTTTTTCAGAAAATAACTTTGTTTTAAAAAATCAAAAAACCATCATTAGTTGGATTGAAAAAATCGTTTCACTTCATCAAGGCGAAATAGAACAAATTAATTATATTTTTTGTGATGATGATTATCTTTTAAAAATTAATCAAGATTTCTTACAGCACGACTATTATACCGACATTATCACTTTTGACAATTCTATTGGCAAAAAAATTGAAGGTGAAATATTCATTTCTACCGATAGAATAGAAGACAATTCCTGTCATTTTAAAGTTTCTTTCGAAGAAGAATTACGAAGAGTTTTAATACATGGTATTTTACATTTATTAGGATTTAAAGACAAAACCGAGGATCAACAAAAACAAATGACTCAAAAGGAAAATGAAGCTTTACAACTTTATAAACCTTGA
- the aroA gene encoding 3-phosphoshikimate 1-carboxyvinyltransferase (KEGG: elb:VO54_02371 3-phosphoshikimate 1-carboxyvinyltransferase) translates to MDIKNAQKAVDEWIQSHGVRYFNELTNMAQLTEEVGEVARIIARRYGEQSEKESDKNKDLGEELSDVLFVLICLANQTGVDLEEAFYKKMDFKTKRDHDRHHNNQKLK, encoded by the coding sequence ATGGATATAAAAAATGCTCAAAAAGCGGTTGATGAATGGATTCAATCTCATGGAGTTCGTTATTTTAACGAATTAACTAATATGGCTCAATTAACAGAAGAAGTAGGAGAGGTAGCTCGCATTATTGCACGACGATATGGCGAACAATCTGAAAAAGAATCTGATAAAAATAAAGATTTAGGAGAAGAACTCTCTGATGTGTTATTTGTTTTAATTTGTTTAGCCAACCAAACAGGTGTTGATTTAGAGGAAGCTTTTTACAAAAAAATGGATTTTAAAACAAAACGGGATCACGATCGACATCATAATAATCAAAAATTGAAATAA
- a CDS encoding tRNA uridine 5-carboxymethylaminomethyl modification enzyme MnmG (NAD-binding protein involved in the addition of a carboxymethylaminomethyl (cmnm) group at the wobble position (U34) of certain tRNAs, forming tRNA-cmnm(5)s(2)U34; Belongs to the MnmG family.), with protein MFLTEYDVIVVGGGHAGCEATAAAANLGAKTLLVTMSLQNIAQMSCNPAMGGIAKGQIVREIDALGGYSGIVTDKTMIQFKMLNKSKGPAMWSPRAQSDRMMFAEEWRLTLESLPNVDFYQEMVRGLIIENQKVVGVKTSLGIEIKAKSVVLTNGTFLNGLIHIGEKQFSGGRTGESAAFGITEQLVSLGFESGRMKTGTPPRVDGRSLDFSKMIPQPGDQNPDKFSYLDTIKLTKQLDCQMTYTSEEVHDILRSGFDRSPMFNGAIQSTGPRYCPSIEDKINRFADKNRHQIFVEPEGWKTCEMYVNGFSTSLPEDIQAKALRKIAGFENAKIFRPGYAIEYDYFPPTQLKHTLETKLIDQLYFAGQINGTTGYEEAGAQGLMAGINAALKTQEKEPLILNRDEAYIGVLIDDLITKGTEEPYRMFTSRAEYRLLLRQDNADERLTPLGHAIGLASEERLKRLEKKTKKTENFINFFEKTSVKPERINPILEDLNSSPVKTSLKMKSIVLRPQISLYDLKQISRVSSFIEENQIDNEVLEQTEIRIKYDGYISREKENAKKLNRLEKLKLAEDLDYWKFASLSHEAKEKLSQIKPTTIAQASRISGVSPSDISVLLVYLGR; from the coding sequence ATGTTTTTAACAGAATACGATGTTATTGTTGTCGGAGGAGGACATGCAGGATGCGAAGCTACAGCAGCAGCAGCAAATCTTGGTGCAAAAACACTACTGGTTACTATGAGCTTACAAAACATTGCTCAGATGTCATGTAACCCCGCAATGGGTGGAATTGCCAAAGGACAAATTGTTCGTGAAATCGATGCATTAGGAGGATATAGCGGTATTGTAACCGACAAAACGATGATCCAATTCAAGATGTTGAACAAATCTAAAGGACCCGCTATGTGGAGCCCAAGAGCCCAATCCGATCGTATGATGTTTGCTGAAGAATGGCGTCTAACACTTGAATCACTTCCCAATGTTGATTTCTATCAAGAAATGGTGAGAGGATTAATAATCGAGAACCAAAAAGTGGTAGGTGTAAAAACATCTTTAGGGATCGAAATAAAAGCAAAATCGGTAGTATTAACCAATGGTACTTTTCTTAATGGGTTAATTCATATTGGAGAAAAACAATTTAGCGGAGGAAGAACAGGAGAAAGTGCAGCTTTTGGAATCACAGAACAATTAGTATCATTAGGGTTTGAATCTGGAAGAATGAAAACAGGCACACCTCCAAGAGTCGACGGACGATCATTAGATTTTTCAAAAATGATTCCTCAACCAGGAGACCAAAACCCTGATAAATTCTCTTACTTAGACACTATCAAATTAACAAAACAATTGGACTGTCAAATGACTTACACTTCAGAAGAAGTTCATGATATTTTGCGTTCAGGTTTTGATCGATCTCCAATGTTTAATGGTGCAATTCAAAGTACCGGACCTCGATATTGTCCTTCTATTGAAGATAAAATAAACCGTTTTGCAGATAAAAACAGGCATCAGATTTTTGTAGAACCAGAAGGTTGGAAAACATGTGAAATGTATGTAAATGGATTTTCTACTTCTTTACCTGAAGATATTCAAGCAAAAGCTTTACGAAAAATAGCCGGTTTTGAAAATGCCAAAATATTCAGACCTGGTTACGCCATTGAATATGATTATTTTCCACCTACACAACTTAAACACACTTTAGAAACAAAACTAATTGATCAATTATATTTTGCTGGACAAATAAACGGAACAACTGGTTACGAAGAAGCCGGAGCACAAGGTCTAATGGCTGGAATTAACGCTGCTTTAAAAACACAAGAAAAAGAACCTTTAATACTAAATCGTGACGAAGCTTATATTGGTGTTTTAATTGATGATTTAATTACTAAAGGAACAGAAGAACCGTATCGAATGTTCACTTCTCGTGCAGAATATCGTTTATTGCTAAGACAAGACAATGCCGACGAACGTTTAACTCCATTAGGCCATGCTATTGGTCTAGCATCAGAAGAACGATTAAAGAGACTAGAAAAGAAAACAAAAAAGACGGAAAACTTTATTAATTTTTTTGAAAAAACTTCTGTCAAACCAGAACGAATCAATCCAATATTAGAAGATTTAAATTCAAGCCCTGTAAAAACAAGTCTTAAAATGAAATCAATTGTTTTACGACCTCAAATAAGTCTTTATGATTTAAAACAAATATCAAGAGTTTCAAGTTTTATTGAAGAAAATCAAATAGACAATGAAGTCTTAGAACAAACCGAAATTAGAATCAAATACGACGGCTATATTTCTAGAGAAAAAGAAAATGCAAAAAAATTAAATCGATTAGAAAAATTAAAATTAGCAGAGGATTTAGACTATTGGAAATTTGCATCACTATCACATGAGGCAAAAGAAAAATTATCTCAAATTAAACCAACTACTATCGCACAAGCATCACGAATTTCAGGTGTATCGCCATCTGATATTTCAGTTTTACTAGTATACTTAGGAAGATAA
- the hflK gene encoding hypersensitive-induced response protein (KEGG: mad:HP15_2497 membrane protease subunit HflK; Acting on peptide bonds (peptidases)), translating into MEELIESIIGFAPFIIIVFALIGASIFTVKQQTAVIIQRFGKFESIRQSGLQFKIPFIDKIAGRLSLKIQQLDVMVETKTVDDVFVKMKISVQFQVIKDKVYEAFYKLDFPHDQITSYVFDVVRAEVPKLKLDDVFVRKDDVAIAVKRELQEAMEAYGYHIIKTLVTDIDPDPQVKNAMNRINAAEREKIAAQYEGETQRILIVEKAKAEAESKRLQGQGIADQRREIAKGLEDSVDALNNVGINSQEASALIVVTQHYDTLQSIGEETNSNLILLPNSPQAGSDMLNNMVASFTASNQIGEAMKKNNKKNKPSSNTE; encoded by the coding sequence ATGGAAGAGTTAATAGAAAGTATTATAGGGTTTGCTCCTTTTATAATTATTGTATTTGCATTAATAGGAGCTAGTATTTTTACAGTTAAGCAACAAACAGCGGTCATTATACAGCGTTTTGGAAAATTTGAAAGTATTCGTCAATCAGGATTACAATTTAAAATCCCTTTTATTGATAAAATTGCAGGACGTTTGAGTTTGAAAATACAACAATTAGATGTTATGGTAGAGACCAAAACAGTAGATGATGTATTTGTTAAAATGAAAATATCGGTACAGTTTCAAGTAATAAAAGATAAGGTATACGAAGCTTTTTATAAGTTAGATTTTCCACATGATCAAATTACTTCATATGTATTTGATGTAGTTCGTGCAGAAGTTCCTAAGCTAAAGCTAGATGATGTTTTTGTACGAAAAGATGATGTGGCCATTGCAGTAAAACGTGAGTTACAGGAGGCTATGGAAGCTTACGGGTATCATATTATTAAAACTTTGGTAACAGATATTGATCCAGATCCACAAGTAAAAAATGCGATGAATCGTATTAACGCAGCAGAAAGAGAGAAAATTGCAGCTCAATATGAAGGTGAAACACAACGTATTTTAATAGTAGAAAAAGCTAAAGCTGAAGCAGAAAGTAAACGTTTACAAGGTCAAGGTATTGCAGATCAGCGTCGTGAAATAGCCAAAGGATTGGAGGATTCGGTTGATGCATTGAATAATGTTGGAATCAACTCTCAAGAAGCATCAGCTTTAATTGTTGTAACACAACATTATGATACACTACAATCAATAGGTGAAGAAACCAATTCTAATTTGATTTTGTTGCCTAATTCACCACAAGCAGGAAGTGATATGTTAAATAATATGGTGGCTTCGTTTACAGCATCCAACCAAATTGGAGAGGCAATGAAGAAAAATAACAAAAAAAATAAACCTTCTTCTAATACGGAATAA